In one Salvelinus fontinalis isolate EN_2023a chromosome 16, ASM2944872v1, whole genome shotgun sequence genomic region, the following are encoded:
- the LOC129812770 gene encoding histone deacetylase 1-like, protein MALSSQGTKKKVCYYYDGDVGNYYYGQGHPMKPHRIRMTHNLLLNYGLYRKMEIYRPHKANGEEMTKYHSDDYIKFLRSIRPDNMSEYSKQMQRFNVGEDCPVFDGLFEFCQLSTGGSVAGAVKLNKQQTDIAINWAGGLHHAKKSEASGFCYVNDIVLAILELLKYHQRVLYIDIDIHHGDGVEEAFYTTDRVMTVSFHKYGEYFPGTGDLRDIGAGKGKYYAVNYPLRDGIDDESYEAIFKPIMAKVMEMYQPSAVVLQCGADSLSGDRLGCFNLTIKGHAKCVEYMKSFNLPLLMLGGGGYTIRNVARCWTYETAVALDSAIPNELPYNDYFEYFGPDFKLHISPSNMTNQNTNDYLEKIKQRLFENMRMLPHAPGVQMQAIPEDAVQEDSGDEEEEDPNKRISIRAHDKRIACDEEFSDSEDEAEGQGGGRRNAASFKKAKRTKTEEDKEGEEKKAGDEKKADEKKEVKEEKVPDEEKMDTSTKGPKEESKTP, encoded by the exons ATGGCGCTGAGTTCTCAAGGAACAAAGAAAAAAGTTTGCTACTATTATGATG GTGATGTTGGGAATTACTACTATGGCCAGGGCCACCCCATGAAGCCACACCGTATCCGCATGACACACAACCTCTTGCTGAACTATGGTCTCTACAGAAAGATGGAGATATAC CGACCTCACAAAGCCAATGGAGAGGAGATGACCAAGTACCACAGTGACGACTACATCAAGTTCCTGCGTTCCATTCGGCCGGACAACATGTCAGAGTACAGCAAACAGATGCAGAGAT TTAACGTTGGAGAGGATTGCCCTGTGTTTGATGGCCTGTTTGAGTTCTGCCAGCTCTCAACAGGAGGCTCTGTTG CTGGAGCTGTGAAGCTGAACAAACAGCAGACAGACATTGCCATTAACTGGGCTGGAGGCCTCCATCACGCCAAGAAGTCTGAGGCGTCAGGTTTCTGCTATGTAAATGACATTGTGCTCGCCATTCTGGAGTTACTGAA ATACCACCAGAGAGTCCTGTACATAGACATTGATATCCACCATGGAGATGGAGTGGAGGAGGCGTTTTACACCACAGACAGGGTCATGACCGTATCCTTCCACAAGTATGGAGAGTACTTCCCCGGCACCGGAGACCTGAGG GATATTGGCGCCGGGAAGGGCAAGTACTATGCTGTGAATTACCCTCTGAGAGATGGTATAGATGACGAGTCTTACGAAGCCATATTCAAACct ATCATGGCTAAGGTGATGGAGATGTACCAGCCTAGTGCTGTGGTTCTTCAGTGTGGAGCCGACTCCCTCTCAGGAGACAGGCTTGGCTGCTTTAACCTCACCATCAAAGGCCATGCTAAGTGTGTGGAGTACATGAAGAGCTTCAACCTGCCCCTGCTAATGCTGGGTGGTGGAGGCTACACCATCCGGAACGTGGCCCGCTGCTGGACCTATGAGACAGCCGTGGCTCTGGACAGCGCCATACCCAATG AGCTTCCATACAATGATTACTTTGAGTACTTTGGGCCGGACTTCAAACTGCACATCAGCCCCTCTAACATGACCAACCAGAACACCAACGACTACCTGGAGAAGATCAA GCAGCGTCTGTTTGAGAACATGCGCATGCTGCCCCATGCCCCGGGTGTTCAGATGCAGGCCATCCCAGAAGATGCTGTGCAGGAGGACAgtggagacgaggaggaggaagacccGAACAAACGCATCTCCA TCCGTGCCCACGATAAGAGGATAGCATGTGACGAGGAGTTCTCCGACTCTGAGGATGAGGCTGAGGGTCAAGGGGGCGGACGCAGAAATGCAGCCAGCTTCAAGAAGGCCAAGAGGACCAAGACTGAGGAAGACAAAGAGGGTGAGGAGAAGAAAGCAGGTGACGAAAAGAAAGCTGATGAGAAGAAAG AAGTAAAAGAAGAAAAGGTGCCAGATGAGGAGAAAATGGACACATCCACAAAGGG GCCAAAAGAGGAGTCCAAGACACCGTGA